In a genomic window of Micromonospora cremea:
- a CDS encoding SigE family RNA polymerase sigma factor, with translation MGPAASDGRDGYLAFVESHQHRLLRAAYLICGNRHQAEDLLQDALLKLALRWTTVRDGDPAAYVRAILYRDTVSWWRRRRRERLSAEPPEQVAPDRDGTLRLTLHDALGLLPPRQRAVLVLRYYEDLTEVATAEALGVTVGTVKSQCHAALRRLREVAPDLARDSRPAQDPTARGDLATGMEVNP, from the coding sequence ATGGGACCGGCGGCAAGCGACGGACGCGACGGCTACCTCGCCTTCGTGGAGAGCCACCAGCACCGCCTGCTGCGCGCGGCCTACCTGATCTGTGGCAACCGGCACCAGGCCGAGGACCTGCTCCAGGACGCGCTGCTCAAGCTGGCGCTGCGCTGGACAACGGTCCGCGACGGTGATCCCGCCGCGTACGTGCGGGCCATCCTCTACCGGGACACAGTGTCGTGGTGGCGCCGCCGGCGGCGGGAACGGCTCAGCGCCGAGCCGCCGGAGCAGGTGGCCCCCGACCGCGACGGCACGCTACGGCTCACGCTGCATGACGCGCTCGGCCTGCTCCCGCCCCGGCAGCGGGCCGTGCTGGTGCTGCGCTACTACGAGGACCTGACCGAGGTGGCCACCGCCGAGGCGCTCGGAGTGACCGTCGGCACCGTGAAGAGCCAGTGCCACGCCGCCCTGCGCCGGCTCCGCGAGGTGGCCCCGGACCTCGCCCGGGACTCCCGGCCA